One Micromonas commoda chromosome 5, complete sequence genomic window, GCtgaagggcggcggggaggttcccatcgcggacggggacacggtggcggtgggcgtcgtggacatcgccggcgcgggcgttcgcgcgatgctcgcgatgcgtccccccggcgcggctgcgctcgagctcgagctcgtcgggatcccggcgagcgcggaccgcgagggcgccgccgggccgacgttcggggacgacgtcgccggcatcTGTCTCGTCcaacccgcgcccggggtgtCGCTCATCGCGGTCAATCGCCcgctgagcgccgccgaggaggcgccgttcgcgcacgcgttggcgtcgctcgtcaccgagcgccgcgcgccgttgtgcatcgtcgcgggggcgctcaGGCTCAacgttggcggcgagggcgtcgttTTCCAGCACGCCAtcaacggcgcggcgccgctggaccttggcgcgaacggcggcgacggcgttcaTCGGCTGCCAGGAAATCTGCCCATCCCCGACggctccatcgccgcgtgcgttCACTCGCTGAGACACGCGGGCGTTCCAACCGTGTGCGCGCTGACGCACGGATACAGAGTCGCCAAGCTGGGGTCCGAAGCGGAGACGGacgctgcggcggcggcggcgcggctgggaacggcggtggcgaaggGTTTGGGAtgcgcccgcgacgggcgggccgacctcgcggcgaatTACGTGTGGCAACCcgacgaggtcgcggcgaaggcggacCAGATGTACAACTAAAGTCTTTGAGCTAGTAGTCTTTGATGAGCCTAAGTGTTAACCGACGACCCTCGACCCTCTCATCCGTCACGGCGTCCGTTCGAGATCCGACGCaccctcgcgcagctcgtacgcctcgcgctcctcggagCCAGCCTCGCTCCACTCCGATCCCTCGCTCCACCCGCCTCGTCCCGGCGCCGTTCCCCACAGCGCGCTCAGTTCGAgatcatcgtcgtcatcgccgcccgaaccgacggcgccggcgacccaCACGGGCGGGGGTTCcacctccccggcgcgtacctcgccccgcgcgaacgcgaggtCGAGGGCGATGACAGTCTCCGGGTCCAGGCACGGCACGCCGAGGCGCCATCGTCTCGCGTCGGattcgtcgtcctcgtccgtcgctacacagctgtgcgccaccgcgaaggTGTCCTCGATCGTCTCATCAGTCTCATCctcgccggacgcgtccccgtcctcct contains:
- a CDS encoding hypothetical protein (expressed; putative uncharacterized protein); this translates as MVELRLKGGGEVPIADGDTVAVGVVDIAGAGVRAMLAMRPPGAAALELELVGIPASADREGAAGPTFGDDVAGICLVQPAPGVSLIAVNRPLSAAEEAPFAHALASLVTERRAPLCIVAGALRLNVGGEGVVFQHAINGAAPLDLGANGGDGVHRLPGNLPIPDGSIAACVHSLRHAGVPTVCALTHGYRVAKLGSEAETDAAAAAARLGTAVAKGLGCARDGRADLAANYVWQPDEVAAKADQMYN